A DNA window from Maribellus comscasis contains the following coding sequences:
- a CDS encoding GH92 family glycosyl hydrolase has translation MKLLNSRLFSLLSLFLFFSCGSEKQVEQSTDYTQFVDPLIGSGYHGHVFVGASVPFGAVQLGPNNETQGWDWCSGYHYSDSVLIGFAHTHLSGTGIGDLGDLVFMPVSEAFNPEEANETPFPWKSKYSHDKETAKAGYYSLHIDRYDVDAELTATKRVGFHKYDFNADGNSKIIIDLKYGTGWDKITNGAIQQANDNSVEGFRFSSGWARDQQLFYYTRFSKDIKNFEILESDEKTGDLTAIIEFEGNGELMVKTGISPVSVEGAENNMLAEIDEEIGLWNFDAVKEMAHKMWNNELGKINVESATLSDKKIFYTALYHTMIAPSLFNDVNGDYRGADRQVHKNPGYDTYTTFSLWDTYRAAHPLYTLTQPNRVNDFVNTMLDIYDQQGKLPVWHLHGNETNTMVGYHAVPVIADAYLKGFRGFDAEKALEAMKAFAMRDERGLDYIKKQEYIPAESQVESVARAMEYAIDDWCIAAMANAMGKTEDAELYTKRSKYYQHYFDKDIHFVRGKMGDGSWRTPFDAISSQHRNDDFCEGNAWQYTWLVPQDPEGLIQLFGSGEAFINKLDSLFTIDSDQVEGASSDISGLIGQYAHGNEPSHHTTYMYAYAGQQWKTAELVREICSTMYTDKNDGLCGNEDCGQMSAWYVLSSMGMYPVNPAAGTYVFGSPVFDEITINLPENKSFTIVAENNSPENIYIQSAVLNGKEYKKTFITHKDILNGGTLKFVMGNQPREEYGAASEDRPQSEVY, from the coding sequence ATGAAATTATTAAACAGCAGACTATTTAGTCTGCTATCTCTTTTTTTGTTCTTTTCCTGCGGGAGTGAAAAGCAGGTAGAACAATCAACGGATTACACACAATTTGTAGACCCGTTGATTGGAAGTGGTTATCACGGTCACGTATTTGTAGGAGCCAGTGTTCCTTTTGGTGCGGTTCAACTTGGGCCAAACAACGAAACACAAGGCTGGGACTGGTGTTCCGGTTATCACTATTCCGATTCAGTTTTAATCGGATTTGCTCATACACATTTAAGTGGCACAGGGATTGGTGATTTAGGCGACCTTGTTTTTATGCCTGTTTCCGAGGCTTTCAATCCTGAAGAAGCAAACGAAACACCTTTTCCCTGGAAATCAAAATATTCACACGACAAAGAGACAGCAAAAGCCGGGTATTATTCACTTCATATCGATCGATATGATGTCGATGCCGAATTGACAGCCACGAAACGGGTTGGTTTCCATAAATACGATTTTAATGCGGATGGAAATTCAAAAATTATAATTGATTTGAAATACGGAACTGGTTGGGACAAAATAACAAATGGGGCTATTCAACAGGCAAATGACAATTCTGTTGAAGGTTTTCGTTTTTCGAGTGGATGGGCACGAGACCAGCAGTTATTTTATTACACCCGGTTTTCAAAAGACATAAAAAATTTTGAAATACTTGAATCCGATGAAAAAACAGGCGATTTGACTGCCATTATCGAATTTGAAGGAAATGGCGAGCTGATGGTAAAGACGGGAATTTCTCCCGTAAGTGTGGAGGGCGCCGAAAATAATATGCTTGCTGAAATCGACGAGGAAATTGGATTATGGAATTTTGATGCTGTGAAAGAAATGGCTCATAAAATGTGGAATAATGAATTGGGGAAAATTAATGTTGAATCAGCCACTCTTTCAGACAAAAAAATATTTTATACAGCACTCTATCACACCATGATTGCGCCATCGTTATTTAACGATGTAAACGGAGACTATCGGGGGGCAGATCGACAAGTCCATAAAAATCCGGGCTACGACACATACACAACTTTTTCGTTGTGGGATACCTATCGTGCAGCTCATCCGCTTTATACGCTGACACAACCCAACCGTGTTAACGACTTTGTAAATACAATGCTCGATATTTACGACCAACAGGGCAAACTTCCGGTTTGGCACCTTCATGGTAACGAAACCAATACGATGGTTGGCTATCATGCGGTTCCGGTTATTGCCGATGCGTACTTGAAAGGATTCCGCGGCTTTGATGCTGAAAAAGCACTGGAAGCAATGAAAGCATTTGCGATGCGCGACGAACGCGGACTGGATTACATAAAAAAGCAGGAATATATTCCGGCAGAGTCACAGGTAGAATCCGTTGCGCGTGCGATGGAATATGCAATCGACGATTGGTGCATTGCTGCTATGGCAAATGCTATGGGAAAAACAGAAGATGCTGAACTTTATACAAAACGATCAAAATATTATCAGCATTATTTTGATAAGGACATTCATTTTGTTCGTGGTAAAATGGGCGATGGAAGCTGGAGAACCCCTTTTGACGCTATTTCGTCGCAACACCGCAATGACGATTTTTGCGAGGGAAATGCCTGGCAGTACACCTGGCTGGTGCCACAGGACCCGGAGGGGCTAATTCAGCTTTTTGGCAGCGGGGAAGCTTTTATCAACAAACTGGATAGCCTTTTTACTATTGATTCAGACCAGGTAGAAGGTGCATCTTCTGATATTTCCGGATTAATCGGTCAATACGCTCATGGAAACGAACCAAGTCATCATACAACTTATATGTATGCTTATGCAGGGCAACAGTGGAAAACTGCTGAATTGGTTCGCGAAATTTGCAGTACCATGTACACTGACAAAAATGATGGTTTATGCGGCAATGAAGACTGTGGACAAATGTCGGCCTGGTATGTTTTATCGTCAATGGGAATGTACCCGGTAAACCCGGCAGCCGGAACATATGTTTTTGGAAGCCCTGTGTTTGATGAAATAACTATTAATTTACCTGAAAATAAATCGTTTACCATTGTTGCTGAAAATAACAGTCCTGAAAATATTTATATCCAATCGGCAGTGCTAAATGGGAAGGAATACAAAAAGACATTTATTACCCATAAAGATATATTAAACGGAGGCACACTCAAATTTGTGATGGGAAACCAACCGCGTGAGGAATACGGAGCTGCATCTGAAGACCGGCCACAATCGGAAGTTTATTAG
- a CDS encoding GH92 family glycosyl hydrolase — translation MKYTALFITLLFLFGCENSGNDSSHAVATHDNENLTDLVNPLMGTDSEFLLSNGNTYPAIARPWGMNFWTPQTGEMGNGWGYTYDAYKIRGIKQTHQPSPWINDYAAFSFMPVTGELKVNEDERASWFSHKAETAKPFYYKVYLADYDVTAEVTPTERAAIFKFTFPENENSYLLLDAFNGGSSVKIIPEERKITGYCQNNHGGVPANFHNYFVAVFDKDFEVTKTWKEENLGNSKEAKGDHTGAVVGFKTQKGEKIHVKVASSFISPEQAELNLSREIGSKSFDNIYSEGEAIWEKELSKIKVEGGTDEQRRTFYSSLYRTLLFPRKFFEINASNEIVHYSPYNGKVLPGYMFTDNGFWDTFRAVFPFFTLMYPELNSQIMAGLVNTYKESGWLPEWASPGHRDCMIGSNSASLIADSYLKGIRGYDIETLYEAIVKNTEDWMEDVKSVGRFGADYYNKLGYIPYDVKINENTARTLEYAYADYCIWKLAQELERPQEEIDLFKKRARNFRNVFDSEYHLMRGKNEDGVFQSPFSPYKWGDAFTEGNSWHYTWSVFQDIEGLKQLMGGDAGFVAMLDSVFVVPPIFDDSYYGFPIHEIREMQIAGMGNYAHGNQPIQHMIYLYNYTNQPWKAQKHVREVLTKLYTPQADGYCGDEDNGQTSAWYVFSSMGFYPVCPGTDQYVFGAPLFNKITLQMENGNEFVIRADNNSKENLYIDDVKLNGEVWNKNYITHELLQNGGELDFNMASSPNKNRGAGKESYPYSMTNEEE, via the coding sequence ATGAAATACACAGCATTATTTATCACCTTACTATTTCTGTTTGGGTGCGAAAACAGTGGTAATGACAGCTCGCATGCGGTTGCCACTCATGACAATGAAAATTTAACTGACCTGGTCAATCCGCTAATGGGAACTGATTCCGAATTTTTGCTATCAAACGGAAACACTTACCCCGCTATTGCGCGACCATGGGGAATGAATTTCTGGACACCCCAAACCGGAGAAATGGGTAACGGTTGGGGCTACACCTATGATGCGTACAAAATCAGAGGAATCAAACAAACCCATCAACCCAGTCCGTGGATAAACGATTACGCAGCGTTTTCGTTTATGCCGGTCACCGGAGAGCTAAAAGTGAATGAAGACGAACGGGCTTCCTGGTTTTCACACAAGGCAGAAACAGCCAAACCTTTTTACTACAAAGTTTACCTGGCAGATTATGATGTGACTGCCGAAGTAACACCAACCGAGCGTGCGGCAATATTCAAATTCACATTCCCCGAAAATGAAAACTCATATCTGTTACTTGATGCATTTAACGGTGGTTCATCGGTAAAAATCATTCCTGAAGAACGAAAAATTACAGGCTACTGCCAAAATAATCACGGCGGAGTACCAGCTAATTTTCATAACTATTTTGTTGCAGTTTTCGACAAAGATTTTGAAGTCACTAAAACATGGAAAGAGGAAAATCTGGGTAATTCAAAAGAAGCAAAAGGAGATCACACCGGTGCAGTTGTTGGATTTAAAACCCAAAAAGGTGAAAAGATACATGTAAAGGTAGCTTCTTCATTTATTAGCCCGGAACAGGCAGAATTAAATTTAAGCCGTGAAATTGGCAGCAAATCATTTGACAATATCTATTCAGAAGGAGAAGCCATCTGGGAAAAAGAACTTTCAAAAATAAAAGTTGAAGGAGGTACAGATGAACAACGCCGGACGTTTTACTCCAGCCTATACCGTACCTTGCTTTTCCCGCGCAAATTTTTTGAAATTAATGCCAGTAATGAAATTGTACATTATAGTCCGTACAATGGTAAAGTTTTACCGGGCTATATGTTTACCGACAACGGTTTCTGGGATACATTCCGTGCGGTTTTCCCGTTTTTCACGCTAATGTATCCCGAGCTGAATTCACAAATAATGGCAGGCCTGGTTAACACTTATAAAGAAAGTGGTTGGTTACCGGAATGGGCAAGCCCCGGTCACAGGGATTGTATGATTGGTTCCAATTCTGCATCGTTAATTGCCGATTCGTATTTAAAAGGAATCAGAGGGTATGATATTGAAACGCTTTATGAAGCAATTGTAAAAAATACGGAAGACTGGATGGAGGATGTAAAATCAGTAGGAAGGTTTGGAGCTGATTATTACAATAAACTCGGGTATATTCCTTACGACGTAAAAATTAACGAAAACACAGCACGCACCCTGGAATATGCTTATGCCGATTATTGTATATGGAAACTGGCTCAGGAGCTGGAGCGCCCACAGGAAGAAATTGACCTGTTCAAAAAACGCGCCCGGAATTTCCGTAACGTTTTCGATTCGGAATATCATCTTATGCGGGGGAAAAATGAAGACGGAGTTTTCCAGTCGCCATTTAGCCCTTACAAATGGGGCGATGCCTTTACTGAAGGAAACAGCTGGCATTACACTTGGAGTGTTTTTCAGGATATCGAAGGACTCAAACAATTAATGGGCGGCGATGCCGGTTTTGTAGCGATGCTTGATTCAGTGTTTGTTGTTCCTCCTATTTTTGACGATTCCTACTACGGCTTTCCAATACACGAAATACGTGAAATGCAAATTGCAGGTATGGGAAATTATGCGCACGGTAATCAACCAATTCAGCATATGATTTATCTGTACAATTATACCAACCAGCCCTGGAAAGCTCAAAAACATGTACGCGAGGTTCTTACTAAATTATATACTCCACAGGCCGATGGTTACTGTGGCGACGAAGACAACGGACAAACTTCGGCATGGTATGTTTTTAGCTCAATGGGATTTTATCCGGTTTGCCCGGGAACCGACCAGTATGTTTTTGGAGCTCCTTTGTTTAATAAAATCACACTTCAGATGGAAAATGGAAATGAGTTTGTTATTCGCGCCGACAACAACTCAAAAGAAAACCTCTACATTGACGATGTAAAACTTAACGGGGAAGTATGGAACAAAAACTATATTACACACGAATTATTACAAAATGGCGGAGAGCTTGACTTTAATATGGCATCCTCGCCCAATAAAAATCGTGGAGCAGGGAAAGAAAGCTATCCCTATTCGATGACAAACGAAGAAGAGTAA
- a CDS encoding porin family protein, translated as MKQKIRKSDQYELRTRLVSSSDEGFSLDKSQKNGNNNSKKFLVVVVILLSLSPNLFAQFQWGVKLGANASTQSDIGNIFDNDGLRTGFNAGIIGRYETSNWLAFKSGIEYKTIGAKTDVLGEDSKLQTNLSYLALPLKAEFSASEKAGFKNGQRLFFATGPYCAYLVNAEQKYQGQTSDLDNLNDIDLGWSFELGFEFPVCKSNALQLSVNYDMGLSKIADNDDVRNKSASVNIGFLF; from the coding sequence ATGAAACAGAAAATTAGAAAATCAGACCAGTACGAATTGAGAACGCGACTGGTTTCTTCATCAGACGAAGGATTTTCATTAGACAAATCTCAAAAAAACGGAAACAATAACAGTAAAAAGTTTTTGGTGGTAGTTGTGATATTATTGAGTTTAAGCCCAAATTTATTTGCTCAGTTTCAATGGGGAGTAAAGCTTGGAGCAAATGCTTCTACTCAATCTGATATTGGAAATATTTTTGACAATGATGGTTTGCGAACCGGCTTTAATGCGGGAATTATCGGAAGGTATGAGACAAGTAACTGGTTGGCTTTTAAATCGGGAATCGAATATAAAACGATTGGAGCTAAAACAGATGTTTTGGGCGAAGACTCGAAACTTCAAACCAACTTGAGTTATCTGGCCTTGCCGCTTAAAGCAGAGTTTTCAGCCAGCGAAAAAGCCGGTTTCAAAAATGGGCAACGTTTGTTTTTTGCCACAGGGCCGTATTGTGCTTATTTAGTAAATGCCGAGCAAAAATACCAGGGACAAACAAGCGATTTAGACAATTTAAACGATATTGATTTGGGATGGTCGTTTGAACTTGGTTTTGAATTTCCGGTGTGTAAAAGCAATGCATTGCAGCTTTCCGTAAATTATGATATGGGGTTAAGTAAAATAGCAGATAATGATGATGTTAGAAATAAATCGGCTTCAGTAAATATAGGATTTTTGTTTTGA
- a CDS encoding TetR/AcrR family transcriptional regulator has translation MKSEVKENIITVAQDIFMRYGFRKTTMDEIAYAARKGKSSLYYYFKSKEEVFQAVVEKETSVLRSEIVAKVGESSSAKEKLRSYIFVRMEGFKNWGNFYVALKDEYLSNYDFIEKIRRRYDESEVNSITQIIKDGIDSGEFKGLNAELTAKTVLIAMKGLEVPLIVEKDLETNFRKEIDAMLEILFHGICT, from the coding sequence ATGAAATCAGAAGTTAAAGAAAATATAATTACAGTTGCGCAGGACATTTTTATGCGTTATGGTTTTAGAAAAACTACAATGGATGAAATTGCATATGCAGCACGTAAGGGAAAAAGTTCTTTATACTACTATTTTAAAAGTAAAGAAGAGGTTTTTCAGGCTGTGGTTGAAAAAGAGACAAGTGTATTGCGCTCGGAAATTGTTGCTAAAGTAGGGGAGAGTAGTTCGGCTAAAGAAAAATTGCGCTCCTATATTTTTGTGCGCATGGAAGGATTTAAAAATTGGGGAAACTTCTATGTTGCTTTAAAAGATGAATATCTTTCAAATTATGATTTTATAGAAAAAATCAGGAGACGTTATGATGAAAGCGAAGTTAATTCAATAACTCAAATCATAAAAGATGGAATTGATAGTGGTGAGTTTAAAGGTTTAAATGCTGAATTAACAGCGAAGACAGTATTAATTGCAATGAAAGGATTAGAGGTACCCTTAATAGTTGAAAAAGATTTGGAAACAAATTTTAGAAAAGAGATCGACGCCATGTTGGAAATTTTATTTCATGGAATTTGTACCTAA
- a CDS encoding TetR/AcrR family transcriptional regulator: MARITDKNRIERLKQSTMKLVVERGFGGASASLIAKDANVASGYFYMHYKGKYEMVNALLHDVYQEVVQKFEELTSLDSTFTSIVENMIRHFFTMANTDPNKLKFLYVLMNDYSFVIDKKLHDDIFKILNILVYDGHSSGQLDKEISQSDLYLIVVINTIQYINQHYKNSNKRVVFRKEDEDHLIYLTNKILKEPGK; this comes from the coding sequence ATGGCACGAATTACAGATAAAAACAGGATTGAAAGGCTAAAGCAATCAACGATGAAATTGGTTGTGGAACGAGGATTTGGCGGCGCCTCTGCATCGTTAATTGCCAAGGATGCAAATGTGGCATCCGGGTATTTTTATATGCATTACAAAGGTAAATATGAAATGGTAAATGCGCTGCTTCATGATGTTTACCAGGAGGTTGTTCAGAAATTTGAAGAGCTAACCAGTCTCGATTCTACATTCACAAGCATTGTTGAAAATATGATTCGCCATTTTTTTACGATGGCAAATACCGACCCAAACAAACTCAAATTTCTTTATGTGCTAATGAATGATTACAGTTTTGTCATCGATAAAAAACTACATGACGATATATTTAAAATTCTGAATATTTTGGTATACGATGGTCACTCATCCGGACAGTTGGACAAAGAAATTAGCCAATCCGACTTGTATCTGATTGTTGTAATCAACACCATTCAATATATAAATCAACATTACAAGAACTCGAATAAAAGGGTCGTTTTCAGAAAAGAAGACGAAGACCACCTTATTTATTTAACAAATAAAATTTTAAAAGAGCCAGGAAAATGA
- a CDS encoding TolC family protein yields MKKRKQFICTFFLVFCGIIVLSGQENNQMLTFEEAFQMMTEQNPGIQRAKQQIKQKEYELKAKKGLYMPRVSLSAKAVSMSDMLHLDLTPVKDAITPLYNTLGTYGVYSGVPNPDPATNTVVPVLSDDQSTAAVREKLLEAGNEISNANWDEVIQEKNFATVSADVMWPLFTGGKIKGANDAADAELAISKEELRQTEGDLLTELATRYYGLTLGMQVLKVRQQMMDIADQHYIDAQKLFDNGMIAKVELLHARVSKNEAERQLKEAKRNIEIVHSGLEATLSPDSTFNILPASHLFINKELQDISYWVNKAYETNPQLKKINGKRELVNINNKVNKGEYLPTIAMIGSYNLAEKNLSPYMPDWIVGVGLKWPVFEGLGRKNKIKAGNTLENQVNFAEQKAYSDIKAYITKLHETLQMQMEQRNELESTLELAQEYAESTQKAFKEGLATSTSVVEAYTKVAQVKALRLKVFYNYDVTLAQLIQTAGVPEQYTAFCKGNNTITESLIN; encoded by the coding sequence ATGAAAAAGAGAAAACAATTCATTTGTACCTTCTTTTTAGTGTTTTGCGGTATTATCGTTTTGTCCGGGCAGGAAAATAATCAAATGCTCACTTTTGAAGAAGCATTTCAAATGATGACTGAGCAAAATCCCGGAATACAACGCGCGAAACAACAAATCAAACAAAAAGAGTACGAATTAAAGGCAAAAAAAGGATTGTACATGCCCCGGGTTTCGTTGAGTGCCAAAGCTGTCTCCATGTCAGATATGCTTCACCTCGATTTAACCCCCGTAAAAGATGCAATTACACCTCTGTACAATACTCTCGGAACATATGGTGTATATAGTGGTGTCCCCAATCCCGACCCGGCTACAAACACAGTTGTCCCGGTTTTGTCTGATGACCAGAGCACTGCAGCAGTAAGAGAAAAATTACTTGAGGCCGGAAACGAAATCAGCAATGCAAACTGGGATGAAGTAATCCAGGAAAAGAACTTTGCAACAGTTTCAGCAGATGTGATGTGGCCTTTGTTTACAGGGGGAAAAATAAAAGGTGCCAATGATGCGGCCGATGCTGAACTCGCCATAAGCAAAGAAGAACTGCGACAAACTGAGGGAGATCTGCTTACGGAACTTGCCACCCGATATTACGGACTTACACTTGGCATGCAGGTATTGAAAGTGAGACAACAAATGATGGATATAGCTGATCAACACTACATTGACGCGCAAAAATTATTTGACAACGGAATGATTGCCAAAGTGGAACTTTTACATGCCAGGGTCTCAAAAAATGAAGCAGAGCGACAACTAAAAGAAGCAAAACGAAATATTGAAATTGTTCACTCCGGGCTGGAAGCAACGCTTTCGCCTGACTCGACGTTTAATATTTTGCCTGCAAGCCACTTGTTTATCAACAAGGAATTGCAGGATATTTCCTACTGGGTAAACAAAGCATATGAGACAAACCCGCAACTTAAAAAAATTAATGGAAAAAGGGAGTTGGTGAACATTAACAACAAGGTGAACAAAGGAGAGTATTTGCCAACTATAGCTATGATTGGAAGCTACAATCTGGCTGAAAAAAATCTTTCGCCCTATATGCCCGACTGGATAGTTGGCGTAGGCTTAAAATGGCCGGTTTTTGAAGGTTTGGGGAGAAAAAATAAAATAAAGGCTGGTAACACATTGGAAAACCAGGTGAACTTTGCCGAACAAAAAGCATATTCCGATATAAAAGCTTACATAACCAAACTTCACGAAACCCTGCAGATGCAAATGGAACAACGGAATGAACTGGAAAGTACACTTGAGCTGGCACAAGAATACGCAGAAAGTACACAAAAAGCGTTTAAAGAGGGGCTGGCAACATCAACTTCAGTAGTAGAAGCTTATACGAAAGTGGCTCAGGTAAAAGCACTTCGTTTAAAAGTATTTTATAATTACGATGTTACGCTTGCACAACTCATTCAAACGGCCGGTGTTCCGGAACAATATACTGCTTTTTGCAAAGGAAATAACACCATTACAGAATCATTAATCAATTAA
- a CDS encoding HlyD family secretion protein, with amino-acid sequence MNKKTIATILVVTAVLAFIIYTFIVVLKKEPVVLQGEVEAKQLKIASKVPGRILDIAIKKGQKVNKGDFIFSIDSPEINAKMAEATAARSAASAQSRKAQNGAQQEDITAAYSTYVKAEAAAQFAEKTYERIQNLFEEGVVPAQKRDETETKMKAARETANAAKAIWQKAEKGAREEDKDAAAALVKRADAAIEQVQAYLDETSVNAISGGEVSGVNVEQGELVPTGFPVVTLLDLEDIWLTFYIREDYLSQFNMGNTFKAKIPGLNNNEYEFEVSYISPTGDFARWNATKTSGDFDLKSFEIEARPVSKIDGLRPGMTAIVTLSE; translated from the coding sequence ATGAATAAAAAAACGATAGCAACCATTCTTGTTGTTACAGCTGTTTTAGCTTTTATTATTTACACTTTTATTGTTGTTTTGAAAAAAGAGCCTGTTGTTTTACAGGGAGAAGTTGAGGCCAAACAATTGAAAATAGCATCAAAAGTTCCGGGAAGAATTTTGGATATTGCGATAAAAAAAGGACAAAAAGTCAATAAAGGAGATTTTATCTTTTCCATTGACAGTCCTGAAATTAACGCAAAAATGGCGGAAGCAACAGCTGCTCGTTCAGCGGCAAGCGCTCAAAGCCGGAAAGCACAGAACGGAGCCCAGCAGGAAGATATTACTGCAGCATACAGTACGTATGTAAAAGCTGAAGCTGCAGCTCAATTTGCCGAAAAAACGTATGAACGCATTCAGAATCTGTTTGAAGAAGGTGTAGTACCTGCCCAAAAACGCGATGAAACAGAGACAAAAATGAAAGCGGCCCGGGAAACAGCCAATGCAGCAAAAGCAATATGGCAAAAAGCAGAAAAAGGAGCACGCGAAGAAGACAAAGATGCAGCAGCTGCTCTTGTAAAAAGAGCTGATGCTGCCATTGAACAAGTACAGGCTTATCTTGACGAAACATCTGTTAACGCAATTTCAGGTGGTGAAGTTTCCGGTGTAAACGTTGAACAGGGAGAACTGGTTCCAACGGGGTTTCCGGTGGTTACTCTGCTAGATCTTGAGGATATCTGGCTAACGTTTTACATTCGCGAAGACTATTTGTCGCAATTTAATATGGGAAATACATTTAAGGCTAAAATTCCCGGGTTGAATAATAATGAATATGAATTTGAAGTAAGCTATATTAGTCCTACAGGTGATTTTGCCCGTTGGAATGCCACCAAAACATCCGGCGATTTTGATTTAAAATCATTTGAAATTGAGGCCCGCCCGGTTTCAAAAATCGATGGCCTGCGTCCGGGGATGACAGCCATTGTAACTTTAAGTGAATAA
- a CDS encoding ABC transporter permease, with the protein MKTKKSLFAVTKRELRRIFHNPAYRFLLLLGPIIGIGLLFFIFHKGVVKELPVAIVDRDNSTLSIKITNALDASSDADVWVQTPDIFKAREMLKQGLVEAIVVIPYETEKSVFQGVQAEIPVYINGTNVLKAGILQRSVLTTIKTISGSVQLQKLMMSGKNEEEAMARIVPVNIQRHVLFNPFTNYSYFLNSALMYVMLFLFVLLSSIYTLGNELKRGTGLDLLETSRNSVRLAIVGKLLPYTVIFSVFALFINILLYKIDGMPLNGNYLIIFGAQFVTILTYQLMALIFVGTTINLRLALSIASAYSMMGITFSGLTFPLEAMPEFAQIFASIFPFTWWEKLFISQSLRGAPLKEALPYICYILVFLLVSLCFMPFYKRYLENPKYWGKS; encoded by the coding sequence ATGAAAACGAAAAAATCCCTTTTTGCCGTAACAAAACGGGAATTAAGGCGGATTTTTCACAATCCGGCTTACCGTTTTCTTTTATTGTTAGGTCCAATCATCGGTATTGGCTTACTATTTTTTATTTTCCATAAGGGTGTAGTAAAAGAGCTGCCTGTTGCAATTGTTGATCGTGATAATTCAACATTATCAATAAAAATAACAAATGCCCTCGACGCTTCTTCCGACGCTGATGTATGGGTGCAAACACCTGATATTTTCAAAGCCCGGGAAATGCTCAAACAAGGTTTGGTTGAAGCGATAGTGGTTATTCCTTATGAAACAGAAAAATCTGTATTCCAGGGAGTTCAGGCTGAAATTCCGGTTTACATAAATGGTACAAATGTTTTAAAAGCAGGCATTCTTCAACGTTCTGTTCTGACGACAATAAAAACCATTTCAGGTAGTGTACAACTTCAGAAATTAATGATGTCAGGCAAAAACGAAGAGGAAGCGATGGCTCGGATTGTCCCGGTGAATATCCAGCGACATGTCCTTTTTAATCCATTTACCAATTATTCATATTTTCTCAACTCTGCACTGATGTATGTGATGTTATTTCTATTTGTGTTGCTGAGTTCAATCTATACGCTGGGGAATGAATTAAAAAGAGGCACCGGCTTAGATCTTTTGGAAACAAGCCGAAATAGTGTTCGCTTGGCTATTGTTGGCAAACTCCTGCCTTACACGGTTATCTTTTCTGTTTTTGCTCTTTTTATCAATATTCTGTTATACAAGATCGATGGAATGCCTTTAAACGGAAATTATCTGATAATCTTCGGTGCGCAGTTTGTAACTATTTTAACCTATCAGCTGATGGCTCTTATTTTTGTTGGAACAACCATAAACCTGCGTTTGGCCTTGTCTATTGCCAGCGCTTATTCCATGATGGGAATCACTTTTTCCGGTCTTACATTTCCGTTGGAAGCCATGCCAGAATTTGCACAAATCTTTGCTTCAATTTTCCCGTTTACCTGGTGGGAAAAACTATTTATTTCGCAGTCGCTCCGCGGCGCACCACTCAAAGAAGCTCTCCCCTACATCTGTTACATTCTTGTTTTTTTGCTGGTTTCTCTCTGTTTCATGCCATTTTACAAGCGTTACCTGGAAAATCCAAAATATTGGGGCAAAAGCTAA